The following is a genomic window from Clostridium fungisolvens.
TACCAATAATTACAGATATCATAAGCCCAAGTACCGCTTCTCCTAAGGTTATAATGGAATGTCCATATAATAGTTCCCTTTGAGTCCATAATGCTTTAAGCACCATAGATAGTCTTGGTATAATATATTTCGGCACTTTGAAGTATGGTATTAAAAACTCCCATGCTAGAAGTAGAAGTAATAAGAACATTAAAGGAAATATATAATCCTTTATCTTTTTCATCATGAATTCCCCCTATCATTCTCTTCCAACGCATCAAGAATATTTAAAATACTTCTTTTTAATTCTATAAACTCACTTGAAAGTGTAGTTTCATAGCTTCTTGGTCTATCTATATTAACCTCTATAGATTTTAAATTTTTGTATGGTACTTCAGTACAAATAAGTATCCTATCTGATAAAAGTAAAGCCTCATCTATATCATGGGTTATCATAAATACAGTATTCTTTTCCCTTTGACAAAGTTCTAAAAGCCACGTCTGCATCTTTCTTCTAGTTAATGCATCTAAAGAAGAAAAAGGCTCATCCAATAAAAGTACTGAAGGCTTATTTACTATAGCTCTTAAAAAAGAAGCTCTTTGTCTCATGCCACCAGATAATTCATAAGGGTAGTATTTTTCAGTTCCTTCAAGTCCAAAGTCTTTAAAATAAGCAGCTGCTATTTTCCTTGCTTCTTTTTTGCTGTGACCATTTAATTCAAGTCCAACTGATGTATTGTCAAGAATATTCCTCCAGGGCATTAGAGAGTCCTTTTGGGGCATGTAGCCTATTATATTTTTATTGTCGTCCTTCACCACTTCTATTGTACCTTTTTGTGGCTTAATCAAACCTAAAATCAATCTAAAGAGAGTGCTTTTCCCTGTGCCGCTTGGCGCAATAATTGTAACAAACTCATTTTTATCGATAGTAAGGGACAGATCATCAATTATCAACTTTTCTGAATCCTTATACTTAAACGATAAATTGTTAATTTCCAATACTTTCATATAAATTATCTAACTTTTTTATAGTCTCCATATCAAAATAAAATATTTTAGATATTACGAAAACTTGTACTAACCATGCCTACCAAATAGGATAACATTTTGAGAACAATTTTTCCGAAAACTTCAAAAAAACTCCTTTCAATCAGTATTTGCCATACCAACGAAAAGAGTTAATAATCTAATAATCGTAAATCCACATAACCTTAGATTTACCTGTCATATTGTCTTAAAACTTCCCTTCGCTGGCATTACCCAGTGCAGGTTCAAAGGGTCTGAAAAACTTCATCTCAGCCTTAATGGCCCCCCTAGCATTACAGATAAATTTTATAGTTTAAACCGAAAAATGTCAATAGTTTCATGATATTTATATAAATCTATATTTAAGAATATTATAAACATTAAGGATTTAATCGTATACAAAAAGGAGCTCGTACACATGAACTACTGTCATTTGTGTAAAAGCTCCTCTTAATATTATCTTGGTTGTACTATTAATTTTATTGCTGTTCTTTCTTCACCATCAATCATTATATCAGTGAAAGCTGGTACACACACTATATCTTTTCCACTAGGAGCAACGAAGCCTCTAGCAATTGCAATAGCCTTAACAGCTTGATTTATAGCTCCCGCACCTACTGCTTGTATTTCTACGATATTTTTTTCTTTTATTATAGCAGCTAATGCTCCTGCCACAGAGTTAGGATTAGATTTTGTTGATACTTTTAATACTTCCATTATTATATGACCTCCTAGAAATTTCGATATCGTTTACATAAAGTATAATAATTACCTACTTTATCTATATTCTATATAAACTCTGAAAAACCTCTTTTTTTAAATTTATTTTTTTAAAAATTTTATAAAATTTTTACAAATAATAAACAAGTCACTAAAAAGCATGAAAAATCACTGAAGCGACTTTCTTCAGTGATTTTTTACGCATATGACTTTCTGAATGTATATTAGGAAACTTACAGGCGAATAGGTTTTATTTTTTACTTTATAGCTACAAAAAATTCTAAAATATTGAAATATCTAGGTTTAATTAACTCAAAAATTTTATAATTTCATATACAGTAAAAAAATACATTTTGTTTTCACAAAATGTATTTTATAATTACTTGGCA
Proteins encoded in this region:
- a CDS encoding ABC transporter ATP-binding protein; the protein is MKVLEINNLSFKYKDSEKLIIDDLSLTIDKNEFVTIIAPSGTGKSTLFRLILGLIKPQKGTIEVVKDDNKNIIGYMPQKDSLMPWRNILDNTSVGLELNGHSKKEARKIAAAYFKDFGLEGTEKYYPYELSGGMRQRASFLRAIVNKPSVLLLDEPFSSLDALTRRKMQTWLLELCQREKNTVFMITHDIDEALLLSDRILICTEVPYKNLKSIEVNIDRPRSYETTLSSEFIELKRSILNILDALEENDRGNS
- a CDS encoding stage V sporulation protein S, producing MEVLKVSTKSNPNSVAGALAAIIKEKNIVEIQAVGAGAINQAVKAIAIARGFVAPSGKDIVCVPAFTDIMIDGEERTAIKLIVQPR